A section of the Streptomyces sp. Je 1-369 genome encodes:
- a CDS encoding polyprenol monophosphomannose synthase, producing the protein MNDGGGVSEAGDQGRQFGSLGTALVIIPTYNEAENIQSIVGRVRASVPDAHILVADDNSPDGTGKIADELAADDEQIHVLHRKGKEGLGAAYLAGFRWGLENDYGVLVEMDADGSHQPEELPRLLTALKGADLVLGSRWVPGGRVVNWPKHREFISRGGSTYSRLLLDVPIRDVTGGYRAFRRETLEGLGLGEVESQGYCFQVDLARRAVKAGYHVVEVPITFVERELGDSKMSQNIVVEALWRVTAWGVGERVGKVGKAIGRKQP; encoded by the coding sequence GTGAACGACGGCGGCGGGGTCTCCGAAGCAGGGGACCAGGGGAGGCAGTTCGGCTCGCTCGGCACGGCCTTGGTGATCATTCCGACCTACAACGAGGCGGAGAACATCCAGTCCATCGTCGGCCGGGTGCGCGCCTCCGTGCCGGACGCGCACATCCTGGTGGCCGACGACAACAGCCCCGACGGCACCGGCAAGATCGCCGACGAGCTCGCGGCCGATGACGAGCAGATCCACGTCCTGCACCGCAAGGGCAAGGAAGGGCTCGGCGCGGCCTATCTCGCGGGCTTCCGCTGGGGCCTCGAGAACGACTACGGCGTGCTCGTCGAGATGGACGCGGACGGCTCCCACCAGCCGGAGGAGCTGCCCCGGCTGCTCACCGCCCTGAAGGGCGCCGACCTCGTGCTCGGCTCGCGCTGGGTGCCGGGCGGGCGGGTCGTCAACTGGCCCAAGCACCGCGAGTTCATCTCCCGCGGCGGCAGCACGTACTCGCGCCTCCTGCTCGACGTGCCGATCCGCGACGTGACGGGCGGCTACCGCGCCTTCCGCCGCGAGACCCTCGAAGGCCTCGGACTCGGGGAGGTCGAGTCGCAGGGGTACTGCTTCCAGGTCGACCTGGCACGGCGCGCGGTCAAGGCGGGGTACCACGTCGTCGAGGTGCCCATCACCTTCGTCGAGCGGGAGCTCGGCGACAGCAAGATGAGCCAGAACATCGTCGTCGAAGCGCTGTGGCGGGTCACGGCCTGGGGAGTGGGCGAGCGGGTCGGCAAGGTCGGCAAGGCCATCGGACGCAAGCAGCCGTGA
- a CDS encoding amidohydrolase: MSQSTAPGNDPQDPSNHRTVLLRGGDVHSPADPFATAMVVERGHVAWVGSEGAADAFADGVDDVVDLEGALVTPAFTDAHVHTTATGLALSGLDLTGTRSLADALVLVREHAAARPHDTVLLGHGWDAARWAGGRPPTRAELDEAAGGRPLYLSRIDVHSAVVTTALLDLVPGVTGRAGYHPDAPLTADAHHGVRAAALGAITPRQRTEAQRTALRHAASLGIGSVHECAGPEISDEDDFTGLLRLAADEPGPRVVGYWAERDVRRAKELGAVGAAGDLFVDGALGSHTACLHEPYADAAHTGTAHLDAAAVAAHVVACTEEGLQAGFHAIGDAAVASVVDGMRQAAEKVGAARVRAARHRVEHAEMLTPETIAAFAEFGLTASVQPVFDALWGGEDGMYAQRLGAERARTLNPYAALLRAGVPLAFGSDSPVTPLDPWATVRAAAFHRTPEHRVSVRAAFTAHTRGGWRAVGRDDAGILVPGAPADYAVWRTSDLVVQAPDDRVARWSTDPRSGTPGLPDLSPGAGLPVCLRTVVGGRTVFVGPDE, from the coding sequence ATGAGCCAGAGCACCGCCCCCGGGAACGACCCCCAGGATCCATCGAACCACCGCACCGTGCTGCTGCGAGGCGGCGACGTCCACAGCCCCGCCGACCCGTTCGCCACCGCAATGGTCGTCGAGCGCGGACATGTCGCCTGGGTCGGCTCCGAGGGCGCGGCCGACGCCTTCGCCGACGGCGTCGACGACGTGGTCGACCTCGAAGGAGCCCTGGTCACCCCGGCGTTCACGGACGCCCATGTGCACACCACCGCCACCGGCCTCGCCCTGTCGGGACTGGATCTCACCGGGACCCGCTCGCTGGCCGACGCACTCGTTCTCGTACGCGAACACGCCGCCGCGCGGCCGCACGACACCGTCCTCCTCGGCCACGGCTGGGACGCGGCCCGCTGGGCCGGTGGCCGCCCGCCCACGCGCGCGGAACTCGACGAGGCGGCGGGCGGCAGGCCGCTCTACCTCTCCCGCATCGACGTCCACTCGGCGGTGGTCACGACCGCGCTGCTCGACCTGGTGCCCGGCGTCACCGGCCGCGCCGGTTACCACCCGGACGCCCCGCTGACCGCCGACGCCCACCACGGCGTGCGCGCCGCGGCCCTCGGCGCGATCACCCCGCGCCAGCGCACGGAGGCCCAGCGCACCGCGCTCCGCCATGCCGCCTCGCTCGGCATCGGCTCCGTGCACGAGTGCGCGGGCCCCGAGATCTCCGACGAGGACGACTTCACCGGGCTGCTGCGGCTCGCCGCCGACGAGCCCGGCCCGCGCGTCGTCGGCTACTGGGCCGAGCGGGACGTGCGCCGCGCGAAGGAACTCGGCGCGGTCGGCGCCGCCGGTGACCTCTTCGTCGACGGCGCCCTCGGCTCGCACACCGCATGCCTGCACGAGCCGTACGCCGACGCGGCCCACACCGGCACCGCCCACCTGGACGCGGCGGCCGTCGCCGCCCACGTCGTGGCATGCACGGAGGAAGGCCTCCAGGCGGGCTTCCACGCCATCGGGGACGCCGCGGTGGCCTCCGTGGTCGACGGCATGCGCCAGGCCGCCGAGAAGGTCGGTGCGGCCCGCGTGCGCGCCGCACGGCACCGCGTCGAGCACGCCGAGATGCTCACTCCGGAGACGATCGCCGCGTTCGCCGAGTTCGGTCTCACCGCGTCCGTGCAGCCCGTCTTCGACGCGCTGTGGGGCGGCGAGGACGGCATGTACGCCCAGCGCCTCGGCGCCGAGCGCGCCCGCACCCTCAACCCGTACGCGGCCCTCCTGCGCGCCGGTGTGCCCCTGGCCTTCGGCTCCGACAGCCCCGTCACGCCCCTCGACCCCTGGGCCACGGTCCGCGCCGCCGCCTTCCACCGCACGCCGGAGCACCGGGTCTCCGTGCGGGCGGCGTTCACCGCGCACACCCGCGGCGGCTGGCGGGCCGTCGGCCGTGACGACGCGGGCATCCTGGTGCCGGGCGCGCCCGCGGACTACGCCGTATGGCGCACCTCCGATCTGGTGGTGCAGGCCCCGGACGACCGGGTGGCCCGCTGGTCGACCGACCCGCGGTCCGGCACGCCCGGCCTGCCGGACCTCTCGCCGGGCGCCGGACTCCCCGTCTGTCTGCGCACGGTGGTGGGCGGAAGGACCGTGTTCGTGGGGCCGGACGAGTGA
- a CDS encoding Lrp/AsnC family transcriptional regulator, producing the protein MEELDRQIVQLLVKDGRMSYTDLGKATGLSTSAVHQRVRRLEQRGVIRGYAAVVDPEAVGLPLTAFISVKPFDPSAPDDIAERLAGVPEIEACHSVAGDENYILKVRVATPLELEHLLSRLRALAGVSTRTTVVLSTPYEARPPQV; encoded by the coding sequence ATGGAGGAGCTGGACCGACAGATCGTGCAGCTGCTCGTCAAGGACGGGCGGATGAGCTACACCGACCTGGGCAAGGCCACGGGCCTGTCCACCTCGGCCGTGCACCAGCGGGTGCGCAGGCTGGAGCAGCGGGGTGTCATCCGCGGCTATGCCGCGGTGGTCGACCCCGAGGCCGTCGGGCTGCCGCTCACGGCCTTCATCTCGGTGAAACCGTTCGACCCCAGCGCCCCCGACGACATCGCCGAACGGCTCGCGGGCGTCCCGGAGATCGAGGCGTGCCACAGCGTCGCCGGCGACGAGAACTACATCCTCAAGGTCCGCGTCGCCACCCCCCTGGAGCTCGAGCACCTGCTCAGCAGGCTCCGGGCGCTCGCCGGTGTCTCCACGCGCACGACCGTCGTCCTCTCCACTCCGTACGAGGCGCGCCCGCCCCAGGTGTGA